The Flavobacterium sp. M31R6 nucleotide sequence TTTTGGAACCTTTATGGACAGTGAAAACATTTACAAAACAACTTTACCTCAAGAAGGCATTATTGTCATGGGTAATGAAGCCAACGGGATTTCTGAAAATATAGAAAAATTGATTACCAAAAGACTTACTATTCCACGTTTTGGAGATCTTCAAATCACCGAAAGTTTGAATGTGGCTACTGCTACCGCCATTATCCTAAGTGAATTCAGAAGGCAAAATTAAAAATAGCTTATTTCTAATGAAAGGTGAAATTAATCAAAAAGCCTCGGGATTTCATAGACTCAATATTACTTGTCCAAGGACTGTTCGGGTCCTTGTCACGTATTAATTCGTCAGAAATACCGAATTGGCCTCGAATCGATGGAGAGAATATAAAGTATTCTGAAAAAATATCAATCCCAAAACCCAACTCATAATTGGTAGTCCAGCTTTTCACCCTAAATCGTTCTTCTTGATTGTCATCCAAAGATTTTGCATTACTGGACAAATTTAAATTTGCTGACACTCCACCCAATAAATAGGGGCGAACATTTCCAGTTCGAAGAGAAGAGAATTTTAACAATAAAGGAAAATTGATATAAGTGCTGTTTATATCTCTAATTGCATCATTTGGACTGTCAAAACCAACAGTTGGAGGATAATGTAATGTTCTATTGGAATAATAAAGTCCTGGCTCGAAACGCAAATCCAAATATTCCATCAATCTTAAATTGGTCACTAATCCAACGTTGAATCCTACCGTATTATCAGTCTGGATATCTGACGAATATCTTGGATCAGTTTCCATTTTTTTATAATCTATTTTAAAATCATAAGTGTTAAATCCTAAAAAAAAACCGAAATAAATTTTTTTCTTTTGCCAATTTTCTAAATTTATAATAGGATCCTTACTGAAAATACTTTTCGAATTCTGTGCACTTCCTTTTATGGTTATGGTCAATAGAATTAGTATAATTATTTTTTTCATATTTGTGCCGAATGTTTTCAGTATTATTTTTTAGAAGCTGAGTAAATGGTTGCAACTCCAAAGGTTTGTGGCATTGCGTTCACATTTATAAACCCAGTTTTTCTTAAAATATTGTTTAATGCTTCCCCATAAGGAAAAGAAGCAGCCGATTCGGATAAATAACCATAGGCAACATCATCCTTTGAAAACAGCTTTCCAATCAACGGTAAAATATTTTTGGTATAAAAACTATATCCTTGTTTGTATGGTGTTTTGTCAGGCACGGAAGTTTCCAAAATAACAAAAATCCCGCCTGGTTTTAGTACTCTCAGAATTTCAGCTAACCCTTTTTCAAGGTGTTCAAAATTTCGAACCCCGAATGCTACAGTTATAGCATCAAAAAAATGATCTTCAAAAGGCATGTTTTCGGAATCTCCCAATACCATTTCAATTGTTTGGGACAGTTTTCTTTCCTCAATTTTACTCTTCCCTATTTCAAGCATTCCAGCCGAAATATCAAGTCCAATAATTTTTTTAGCTTTGGTTTGCGCCATCAAAATAGCAAGATCACCAGTTCCTGTTGCAATATCTAAAACATTTTCTGGATTGGTCTCAGCAACCAATTTCAATACTTTTTTTCTCCATTTAACATCGACACCAAACGATATAACTCGGTTAAGGTTGTCATAGTTACCTGAAATAGTATCAAACATTTTGGCAACTTGTTCTTTTTTACTAAGTGAAGAGTCTTTATAAGGTGTGATTTCTTTTGGCATTTTTTTAGTTTGTACAAATATAAACAAACTGCATTAACTATAAATGTGTTTTTGGTTTTGGTTAAAATTTTATTTGACACCTCTTTTTTGTATTAAATATCGTATCTAAAACAAAAATATATAAAAATGAAAAATAATTGAAATATCACCAAAAGTGGGTATTGTGGAAACTGTTTTTATTACTGATGTTTGTACTTTAAAATTTAAATATTTTTTTTAAATGGTTAGACGGGAATTAATGACCCAAATCAAATGGATGCTTCTTGCGCTATTTATCTCATTTGTTCTTGTATTATTTTTTGAAGGTACCGTCAGTAATGGCAGTATTATTTTAAAAGCGCAAAATACGTTCTTAGGATTAAATTTGTTTTTGGAAATTTTAATTTTCTTTGCCTTTAGTACCTTTGTGGTATTTGGTACTAAAGGCTTTTTTGAGTTGTACTCTCAAAGATTATCAAATTATATTGTCTTCATTTCGGGGATAATATTGATATTTGTGATTTGTATATTATGTTATCAAATCTTAGTACAAGAATGAGTCATCCCGCTAATCATTAAAAAAAGCATCCTAATATTTAGGATGCTTTTTTTTGAGTTTTATTTAAATATTACCAAAGAACCAAAACAACATACATTTATACTTTAACCAATGTTTGGTAGGTATAAGCAAATTGGTGTTTCTCGTCTATGGGATTAAATTCTGTTTGAATTTCTTTCCAATCATCGGAATTGATTTCGGGAAAAAAAGCATCCGCATCAAAGCTATGATGTACTCTTGTAATTTCAAGTTGATCTGCAAATGGAAGTCCCAAATTATAAATCTCCCCGCCTCCAATAATAAACGAAGTTTCATTTTCCGGACAAATTGAAATTGCTTTTTCGATACTATCCACTACAATACAGCCTTCCGGGTTATAATTTTTATTTCTTGTTATAACAACATGAGTTCTATTAGGAAGTGGCTTTGGAAAACTTTCAAAAGTCTTTCTTCCCATTATTATATGATGCCCTGTAGTTAAGGATTTGAATCTTTTAAAATCATTGGGTAAATGCCAGACTAGCTCATTATTTTTTCCGAGGGCATTATTTTCTGCCACGGCAGCAATCATAATAATCATAGCTAATGGTTTTATTTAGAATTAGTTTCTTCAATTTTAGATTTCAATTGCTCTATTTTTTTTTGCTGTAAAGCTACTAATCGATCAATCTGATCTCTCTCCCAATTTTTATTCATAAAACGATCTGTTATAAAAACTTTAATGAAATGCAAAATAAAAAAGAACAACCATAAGGTAATCCCCCAAATACACCAATGTATATTAAATCCTGTATCAAAAAAATAAATTGCCGCAATCAAAAAAATACTGGACAATGTCAAGAAAACGAAATGATAGTATAATCTTTTCTTTTGCTTTATTCGGTTTCTGGCATACTCATATTGTTCGTGTAATTCTTTTTCCATGGCTTAAAATTTTGCTCATAAAGATAAAATTTATTTTTAAAAGTCTTCGTTATGATTATTGAATATTTAAAGAGAAAACGTTTTCTTTTTTTAAATTAAAATTTAAACGATTCAATTTCTTTTTAAAAGTAAAAAAGAGAATGTTTTTTTGCTATTATGCTAAAAATGAGGCGGTTTGTGCAAACTTAAAAATATTTCATTTACTTTGTTATAACTTTAAAAATGAAATAGTTATGTCTATAAAAAAACAATTTATAAAAACTAAGCCCGTTTGTAAGGTCACGTTTTCCGTAGAAGCAAAAGAAGCTAATCAAGTATCTGTAATTGGTGATTTCAATGATTGGAAATTAGAAGAAGGAGCCTTAAGTAAATTAAAAAATGGAACTTTTAAAGGATCTTTTGACTTAAATAAAGATTCAGCATACGAGTTCAAATATGTAATTGACGGTGCTTATGTAAATGAGCCGGAAGCCGATTCATTCAAGTGGAATGATTTCGCGGGAGCCGAAAACAGTGTATTGGTTGTATAACACTAAATAAAAAATCCGCTTAAAGCGGATTTTTTATTTTATACAGCAACACTTCCCTTGATTAGAGCATGTGGCTCATATCCTTCTAGTGTAAAATCCTCAAAATCAAAATCGAAAATGTTTTTTATATTCGGATTTAAAATCATTTTCGGCAATGGTTTTGGTTCACGAGTAAGTTGTAACTCGAGTTGCTCAAAATGGTTATTGTATATATGTGCATCGCCAAATGTGTGTATAAATTCACCTACTTCAAGGTCACAAACTTGTGCGATCATCATCGTTAACAATGCATAAGAAGCTATATTAAAAGGAACTCCCAAAAAGACATCAGCACTTCGTTGATACAATTGACAGGAAAGTTTTCCTTTAGTCTCTCCTTTGGATTCATCTGGAGAAGCTACATAAAACTGGAAAAAGGCATGACATGGAGGCAATGCAGCTTTATTATTGGCAACATTCTCCTCAAATGACTTTGTTGTATCTGGCAAAACCGATGGATTCCAAGCCGAAATTAACATTCTTCGGCTGTTTGGATTTGTTTTTAATTCAACAATAAGCTGGCTAATTTGGTCAATTTCCTCACTATTCCAATTACGCCATTGGTGACCATAAACAGGACCTAAATCACCATTACTATCCGCCCAGGCGTCCCATATTTTGACTCCGTTTTCTTGAAGATATTTGACATTGGTATCTCCTTTAAGAAACCAAAGCAATTCATATATAATCGATTTTAGGTGTAATTTTTTTGTAGTTACCATTGGAAACCCTTCACTCAAATCAAACCGCATTTGATAACCAAATACGCTTTTTGTACCAGTTCCGGTGCGATCTCCTTTTTGACAACCATTATGCATAATATGTTGTACCAAGTCTAAGTATTGCTTCATTTTTTGTTTATTTGGTTAATCGTGGATTTGCTTATTCTACTAACCGATTTAACAAATCTACGGTTAAACATTATGATTCTCTTTTGGAAATTTCATCACGGATTTTAGCCGCTTTTTCATAATCTTCATGCTCCACCGCTTGTTCCAGCAATTCATTTAATTCCTGCAAAGTATGATTAGAATAAGTACTGCCCGATTCATTGCTTTCGGTGCTTCCAAAAGTTTCAGGATTAGAAAGAATATCGTCCATTTCATTAGGTGTATCCGTTTCAAGAGGGTTCGCCTTCAAGAAAATTCCCGCTTTATCCAAAATGTTTTTATAGGTAAAAATAGGAGCATTGAATCGAATGGCTAAAGCAATGGCATCCGAAGTTCTGGCATCAATTATTTCTTCTATTTTATCTCTTTCGCAAATAATGCTGGAATAAAAAACACCATCTACCAATTTGTGAATAATCACTTGTTTTACCACAATATCAAATCGCTCTGCAAAATTTTTAAACAAATCATGTGTCAAAGGACGGGGCGGCTTAATTTCTTTCTCCAAAGCAATTGCGATAGACTGAGCCTCGAACGCGCCAATAACGATAGGCAATTTTCTTTCCCCATCAACCTCATTTAAGATCAACGCGTAAGCGCCATTTTGAGTTTGACTGTATGAAATTCCTTTAATAGATAATTTAACTAAGCTCATGTTGGTATAATGGAAAAGCACTAAGTACTTTAATTAATTATGTCTTTTTTCTTGTTTTAAATAATGTGCAATTTTAATCAAAATATATGGAACAAAAAAGCTACCTAAAGCAAAGATACGATTATCTTATTTTTAGGTAGCTTATTTATGTAAGAAATTAAATTTTACGAATGTTGTTCTTTAAAAGCTTTTAATTTGGTGATTAATTGTGGCACAATTTCGAATGCATCTCCTACAATTCCATAATCTGCAACTTTAAAGAAAGGAGCTTCCGGATCACTGTTGATAACCACTTTTACTTTAGAAGAGTTGATACCCGCGATATGTTGAATAGCTCCAGAGATTCCAATGGCAATATATAAATTGGTAGCAACTGGCTTTCCAGTTTGACCAACGTGTTCACCGTGAGGTCTCCATCCTAAATCGGACACTGGTTTTGAACAAGCAGTTGCAGCTCCAAGAACAGAAGCTAATTCTTCAATCATTCCCCAGTTCTCAGGCCCTTTAAGACCACGTCCTGCAGAAACAACGATATCAGCATCGGCGATAGAAACTTTTCCTGAAACTTTTTCAACAGAAACTACTTTTACTCCAAAATCAGCATCTCCGATGGTTGGATTAAAATCCTCTTCTGTTAATGATGAAGCGCTTTCAAAAATACCATAAGAATTTTTGGCAAGTGCCAAAACTTTTACGTCGGTATTGATTTCGGTAATATTAAAAGCTTTGTTTGAAAAAGCGGTTCTTTTTACTTGAAAAGGAGAAGTACTTACCGGCAAACCTACCACATTTGAAGCAAAACCAGCCTCTAATGCTACAGCTACTAATGAAGATAGGTAAATACTATCTGTTGTAGAAGACAATAAAACCACTTTAGCAGCCTCTTTCTGAGCAGCTTGCTTGATAACATCAGCATACGCTTTGGCAGTAAAACCAGCTAATTTATCATTATTCACTTTTAAAACTTTGTCAACGCCGTATTTTGACAACTCAGAAACGTCTCCTGCATTTACAGTAACTGCCGTAACTGTTGTTCCTAATGATTCGGCTACTTTTTTGGCATAAGAAGCTAATTCTAATGCTACTTTTTTAAATTTTCCTTCTGCAGATTCTGCATATATTAATATTGACATATTTTTTTTGTTTAAAAGTTTAAAGTTTAAGGTTTAAAGTTTTGCAACTGAAAACTGCGACTAAAAACTGATTTCTAGATTACTTTCGCTTCGTTGTGCAATAAATTAATTAATTCATCCAAATTATCAGCTGAAATTAATTTCACCGCCGATTTTGGAGCTGGTTTTTCAAACTTCACCGCTTTGGTATTTATAGCAGCCTCAACTGGTTCAAGGATTGTTAATACTTTTGTTCTGGCAGTCATAATTCCTCTCATGTTTGGAATACGCAAATCTTTCTCCTCTACAATTCCTTTTTGTGCACCTAAAACAATAGGCAATGAAGAGCTTACAGTTTCTTTTCCACCATCTATTTCACGAACGGCAGTTACGCTGGTCCCATCAACTGTGATACCTGTACAAGAGTTTAAGAAGTTATATCCTAAAATTCCAGCAATCATTCCAGGAACCATTCCGCCATTATAGTCTAATGATTCTTTACCTGCAATCACAACATCATAACCTCCGTTTTTAATTACTTCGGCCAATTGTTTAGCTACAAAAAAACCATCTGTAGGATTTGCATTGACACGAATGGCTTCATTGGCACCTATAGCCAATGCTTTTCTCAAAGTTGGTTCTGTATCTGGTCCTCCAACATTCACTACGGTAACTGTAGCGCCTTGTTGTTCTTGGAACCAAATAGCACGGGTTAGACCAAATTCGTCATTTGGATTAATTACATATTGAACCCCATTGGTATCAAACTCAGCGTCTCCGTTAGTGAAATTGATTTTTGAAGTAGTATCAGGAACGTGGCTGATGCAAACTAATATTTTCATAATAATATATATTAAATTCTTTTTTTTCTTTGACAAATTTAAAATAATAAATCGAATAATATACTATGCATGCATAATATTTTTTGCAACTATTACGATTTCGCAAATCACATTAGAGTAATTAATGTTTTAATCAGAATTATTATAAATAACCGAGCTAATTTTGTGATTTAAGCAACTTATTCAGATCTGGCATTCATCCAAATGAAATTTTGATACCACAAATTTCAATTTAGCAGCAATTCCCTAGCCCAGATAGCAGCGGCATCCTTCTTGTGGTCTCGTTTTTTTCTAACGGGACAACAAGAAGATATAGCGAATAGCTGGAAATAGCTCCTAAAAAATACAATAGTATAAAACCTTGTTATTTTAAAGTGATTTATGCTTTTAAGTAATTTAAAATAATTATTTTTGCATTTCTAAAAATTACACACAGACAATAAAATATGAGAACGATACAATTTAGAGAGGCCATTTGTGAAGCAATGAGCGAAGAAATGCGTCGCGATGAGTCCATATACTTAATGGGTGAAGAGGTAGCAGAGTATAATGGTGCCTACAAAGCATCTAAAGGAATGCTTGCCGAATTTGGTGAAAAAAGAGTAATTGACACGCCAATCGCCGAGCTTGGTTTTACTGGAATTGCAGTTGGATCTGCAATGAATGGATGTCGCCCGATCGTTGAGTATATGACTTTCAACTTTTGTTTGGTTGGAATTGATCAAATTATAAATAATGCTGCCAAAATGCGTCAGATGACTGGTGGGCAGTTTAATGTGCCTATCGTTTTTCGTGGACCTACAGCTTCGGCAGGACAATTGGGAGCAACACACTCACAAGCAATCGAGAACTGGTTTGCCAATACTCCAGGGCTGAAAGTTGTGGTTCCATCCAATGTTTATGATGCCAAAGGTTTATTGAAATCGGCTATTCGTGATAATGACCCAGTCATTTTCATGGAATCAGAACAAATGTACGGTGATAAAGGAGAAGTTCCAGATGGTGAGTACACTATTCCAATTGGAGTTGCCGATATCAAACGTGAAGGAACGGATGTAACGATTGTTTCTTTCGGAAAAATTATCAAAGAAGCTTATATCGCTGCTGATGAATTGGCAAAAGAAGGTATTTCATGTGAAATAATTGACTTGAGAACTGTTCGTCCAATGGATAAAGATGCGATTTTGACTTCGGTTAAAAAAACAAACCGTTTGGTAATTCTTGAGGAGGCTTGGCCTTTTGCAAGTGTATCTTCCGAGATTGCTTTCTTGGTTCAAGAACAAGCTTTTGATTTCCTTGATGCGCCAATACAACGTATCACAACTGCTGATACTCCAGCCCCATATTCTCCAGTACTATTGAAAGAATGGTTGCCAAATTCTGCAGATGTTGTGAAAGCGGTTAAGAAAGTATTATACAAATAATTAATTGCATATAACTATTTAAAAAGCTTCATCAAGTCTCCAATTTGATGAAGCTTTTTTTTATATATCATGAAGAAAATCCTAACGGTTATTGTCTTGTTTTTATTTGCAGCTGCAAGCCAAATTTTTGCTCAAACAAAAGTGAGTGGTATTGTTGTTGACAAATCCAAACAGCCTGTTCCATTTGCCAATGTAGTCTTTAAAAACTCCAGTACTGGAACTGTCACCAACGAAGATGGACGTTTTTATATGGAGTCCCCAAATACCTATACTACGTTAGTAATAAGCTCAGTTGGTTTTTCTGAAAAAGAAATCACCCTTACCAAATCTGTCAATTATAATTTCACAATTGAATTAAGCGAACAGGAAAGCTTGAAAGAAGTGGTTGTCTATACGGGTAAAACTTCCAAAAAGAACAATCCGGCACTTGATATTCTGAGAAAAATTTGGGCAAAAAAGCGCAAAAATGGTCTTTATCAATTTGACCAATACCAAATGGAGAAGTATGAAAAAGTAGAATTTGACATTAATTCTATTGATAGTGCCTATAGAAAACAAAAGATTTTCAAAGGCATGGAATTCATTTTCGACCATGTTGACACTTCAAAAGTAACGGGAAAAACCTATTTGCCTATTTTTGTTAATGAAGCCTTGATAGATGTATATGGCGACAATAAAATTCCCAAAGTAAAAGAGATTACCAAAGCCAATAAAACTTCGGGTTTTGAAGGAAATCAGCAAATTTTATCTTTCATAAAAGATCTGTATTCTGATTATAATATCTACAATAATTACATTGCCTTATTTGACAAATCCTTTACCAGTCCTCTTTCAACAACAGGGATCGATGTTTATAATTATGTATTGAGAGACAGCGCCTATATTGATAAAAAATGGTGCTACAATATTGTTTTTTACCCAAGACGAAAAAACGAACTGACTTTCAAAGGCGATTTTTGGGTGAATGATACCACATTTGCGATCAAAAAAATCAACATGGCCGTTACCAAAAGTGCCAACATCAACTGGGTAAAGGATATTTATGTCGAACAAGAATTTGATGTCTTGAACGATTCCATTTTTTTGTTGACCAAAGACTACCTGATGTCAGATTTTGCCGCTAACAAAAAAGAAAAATCAAAAGGAGTCTACGGAAAGAGAACGACCTATTATCAAAATCACAAATTCAACATCGAAAAACCCGCTAAATTCTACAAGGAAGAAGTGAATTTTATCGACAATGAAGTTTACAAAAAAAGTGACGAATATTGGGAACAAAATCGTTTTGAAAAATTAACCAAAGACGAAGAAGGCGTTTATAAAATGCTCGACACCTTGAACACGGTCCCCGCGTTTAAGAGACTTACCGACTTGGTAACAATACTCGCCAGTGGATACATAAATTATGAAGGATTTGATTTTGGCCCTATTTTCTCCAGCTTCGGATACAATGAGGTCGAGGGGTTCAGAATTCAATTGGGTGGGCGAACCTATTTTGGACCGAATGACACATGGCGCGTACAAGGATTTACTGCCTATGGCTTTCAAGATCAAAAATTCAAGTATGGTTTTGCTGGAAAATGGATGATTGAAAAGAAAAACCGAATTATTATTTCCGGAGGAAACAGGCGTGATATCGAACAGTTGGGAGCCAGCCTGACCACAACCAATGATATATTGGCCAGAAATTTTGGTTCTTCCGCCTTTTTCACAACGGGATCCAACGGTAAATTAACCAATATAGGATTGACCAATGTCTATATTGCAATGGAACCTATAAAAAACTTGACCTTTCAAACGGGACTAACATACAAAACGCTGGAATCGGCTTCGCCTGTTTTTAGTCTAGATTATTATACCACTTTACCCTCGGTGGCAAATCCTGCCGGTATTGTAAAAAGCACCACTACACAATCGGAGTTTAACATTCAAGCTGAGTACACACCCAATAGAAGAACTATTGCTTATGGTGTTGAAAGAAGCATAGCTAGCAGTCCATACACTACTTTATTTGTCAATTACAGTCAAGGTTACAAAGGAATTATCAATAGCGATTTTAATTATAAAAAAATCGAAATATATTACAAACAGCCTATCATTATTGGTCCGCTTGGTCGTACCAATCTGATATTGGAACTTGGAAAAACTTTCGGCACAGTTCCTCTGGGATTGCTGAGCATTGTACCGGGTAACCAGACCTTTTTTACTATTGAGAATACCTTCAGTAATCTTAATTATTACGAATTTATCACTGATAAGTATGCTACATTTCAATGGAATCACGATTTCAACGGACGGTTATTTGCCAGAGTACCTTTTATGCGAAAACTAAATTGGAGAGAATTTGTAGGTGTAAAAGCCGCTTACGGAACCGTTTCGGATGCTAATAGAGCTATAAATGCTTCGGGAGTTGTCTATACGGCCCCCGAGAACCCATATTGGGAATACAACGTGGGAATTGGGAATATCTTTAAGGTGTTCCGATTGGATTTTTCTTGGAGAGGTAATTATCTTGACACACCAAATGCGAATAAATTTGCCGTAAAAGGCTCGTTTGGATTCTATTTCTAGAAGCTTAATCCAGCACACGAGGCTGAAAGCCGAACTGGCGAAGCAATCCATTACAAGCTTAATCAAAAACTGCTATTTTTGTAAAAAAGTAAAAAGAGTCCCGATAGCTATCGGGATTGGTCGCTTTTTTACTTTCACAAAAATTAGCAGTTTTTTTCATAAGGCTTTTCATTTCTATCTGGGCTAAAAAATCCAATCATGCAACAAGCTATCGATTATCTTTTTCAAAAAGATTCCATATTCAAACACATTATAGACACTTACGGATTACCAACAATCCCAAAAAGACCTCAAGGATTTGAAACTTTGGTGCTATTAATTCTAGAACAGCAAGTCTCCATAGATTCGGCGAAAGCCACATTTATAAAAATCAAAGCACACGCAACT carries:
- a CDS encoding pyruvate dehydrogenase complex E1 component subunit beta — encoded protein: MRTIQFREAICEAMSEEMRRDESIYLMGEEVAEYNGAYKASKGMLAEFGEKRVIDTPIAELGFTGIAVGSAMNGCRPIVEYMTFNFCLVGIDQIINNAAKMRQMTGGQFNVPIVFRGPTASAGQLGATHSQAIENWFANTPGLKVVVPSNVYDAKGLLKSAIRDNDPVIFMESEQMYGDKGEVPDGEYTIPIGVADIKREGTDVTIVSFGKIIKEAYIAADELAKEGISCEIIDLRTVRPMDKDAILTSVKKTNRLVILEEAWPFASVSSEIAFLVQEQAFDFLDAPIQRITTADTPAPYSPVLLKEWLPNSADVVKAVKKVLYK
- a CDS encoding porin family protein gives rise to the protein MKKIIILILLTITIKGSAQNSKSIFSKDPIINLENWQKKKIYFGFFLGFNTYDFKIDYKKMETDPRYSSDIQTDNTVGFNVGLVTNLRLMEYLDLRFEPGLYYSNRTLHYPPTVGFDSPNDAIRDINSTYINFPLLLKFSSLRTGNVRPYLLGGVSANLNLSSNAKSLDDNQEERFRVKSWTTNYELGFGIDIFSEYFIFSPSIRGQFGISDELIRDKDPNSPWTSNIESMKSRGFLINFTFH
- a CDS encoding electron transfer flavoprotein subunit beta/FixA family protein translates to MKILVCISHVPDTTSKINFTNGDAEFDTNGVQYVINPNDEFGLTRAIWFQEQQGATVTVVNVGGPDTEPTLRKALAIGANEAIRVNANPTDGFFVAKQLAEVIKNGGYDVVIAGKESLDYNGGMVPGMIAGILGYNFLNSCTGITVDGTSVTAVREIDGGKETVSSSLPIVLGAQKGIVEEKDLRIPNMRGIMTARTKVLTILEPVEAAINTKAVKFEKPAPKSAVKLISADNLDELINLLHNEAKVI
- the ubiE gene encoding bifunctional demethylmenaquinone methyltransferase/2-methoxy-6-polyprenyl-1,4-benzoquinol methylase UbiE, encoding MPKEITPYKDSSLSKKEQVAKMFDTISGNYDNLNRVISFGVDVKWRKKVLKLVAETNPENVLDIATGTGDLAILMAQTKAKKIIGLDISAGMLEIGKSKIEERKLSQTIEMVLGDSENMPFEDHFFDAITVAFGVRNFEHLEKGLAEILRVLKPGGIFVILETSVPDKTPYKQGYSFYTKNILPLIGKLFSKDDVAYGYLSESAASFPYGEALNNILRKTGFINVNAMPQTFGVATIYSASKK
- a CDS encoding 2TM domain-containing protein; its protein translation is MEKELHEQYEYARNRIKQKKRLYYHFVFLTLSSIFLIAAIYFFDTGFNIHWCIWGITLWLFFFILHFIKVFITDRFMNKNWERDQIDRLVALQQKKIEQLKSKIEETNSK
- a CDS encoding isoamylase early set domain-containing protein; translated protein: MSIKKQFIKTKPVCKVTFSVEAKEANQVSVIGDFNDWKLEEGALSKLKNGTFKGSFDLNKDSAYEFKYVIDGAYVNEPEADSFKWNDFAGAENSVLVV
- a CDS encoding dihydrofolate reductase; its protein translation is MIIMIAAVAENNALGKNNELVWHLPNDFKRFKSLTTGHHIIMGRKTFESFPKPLPNRTHVVITRNKNYNPEGCIVVDSIEKAISICPENETSFIIGGGEIYNLGLPFADQLEITRVHHSFDADAFFPEINSDDWKEIQTEFNPIDEKHQFAYTYQTLVKV
- a CDS encoding bifunctional nuclease family protein, yielding MSLVKLSIKGISYSQTQNGAYALILNEVDGERKLPIVIGAFEAQSIAIALEKEIKPPRPLTHDLFKNFAERFDIVVKQVIIHKLVDGVFYSSIICERDKIEEIIDARTSDAIALAIRFNAPIFTYKNILDKAGIFLKANPLETDTPNEMDDILSNPETFGSTESNESGSTYSNHTLQELNELLEQAVEHEDYEKAAKIRDEISKRES
- a CDS encoding DUF5686 and carboxypeptidase-like regulatory domain-containing protein produces the protein MKKILTVIVLFLFAAASQIFAQTKVSGIVVDKSKQPVPFANVVFKNSSTGTVTNEDGRFYMESPNTYTTLVISSVGFSEKEITLTKSVNYNFTIELSEQESLKEVVVYTGKTSKKNNPALDILRKIWAKKRKNGLYQFDQYQMEKYEKVEFDINSIDSAYRKQKIFKGMEFIFDHVDTSKVTGKTYLPIFVNEALIDVYGDNKIPKVKEITKANKTSGFEGNQQILSFIKDLYSDYNIYNNYIALFDKSFTSPLSTTGIDVYNYVLRDSAYIDKKWCYNIVFYPRRKNELTFKGDFWVNDTTFAIKKINMAVTKSANINWVKDIYVEQEFDVLNDSIFLLTKDYLMSDFAANKKEKSKGVYGKRTTYYQNHKFNIEKPAKFYKEEVNFIDNEVYKKSDEYWEQNRFEKLTKDEEGVYKMLDTLNTVPAFKRLTDLVTILASGYINYEGFDFGPIFSSFGYNEVEGFRIQLGGRTYFGPNDTWRVQGFTAYGFQDQKFKYGFAGKWMIEKKNRIIISGGNRRDIEQLGASLTTTNDILARNFGSSAFFTTGSNGKLTNIGLTNVYIAMEPIKNLTFQTGLTYKTLESASPVFSLDYYTTLPSVANPAGIVKSTTTQSEFNIQAEYTPNRRTIAYGVERSIASSPYTTLFVNYSQGYKGIINSDFNYKKIEIYYKQPIIIGPLGRTNLILELGKTFGTVPLGLLSIVPGNQTFFTIENTFSNLNYYEFITDKYATFQWNHDFNGRLFARVPFMRKLNWREFVGVKAAYGTVSDANRAINASGVVYTAPENPYWEYNVGIGNIFKVFRLDFSWRGNYLDTPNANKFAVKGSFGFYF
- a CDS encoding thymidylate synthase, with protein sequence MKQYLDLVQHIMHNGCQKGDRTGTGTKSVFGYQMRFDLSEGFPMVTTKKLHLKSIIYELLWFLKGDTNVKYLQENGVKIWDAWADSNGDLGPVYGHQWRNWNSEEIDQISQLIVELKTNPNSRRMLISAWNPSVLPDTTKSFEENVANNKAALPPCHAFFQFYVASPDESKGETKGKLSCQLYQRSADVFLGVPFNIASYALLTMMIAQVCDLEVGEFIHTFGDAHIYNNHFEQLELQLTREPKPLPKMILNPNIKNIFDFDFEDFTLEGYEPHALIKGSVAV
- a CDS encoding electron transfer flavoprotein subunit alpha/FixB family protein, encoding MSILIYAESAEGKFKKVALELASYAKKVAESLGTTVTAVTVNAGDVSELSKYGVDKVLKVNNDKLAGFTAKAYADVIKQAAQKEAAKVVLLSSTTDSIYLSSLVAVALEAGFASNVVGLPVSTSPFQVKRTAFSNKAFNITEINTDVKVLALAKNSYGIFESASSLTEEDFNPTIGDADFGVKVVSVEKVSGKVSIADADIVVSAGRGLKGPENWGMIEELASVLGAATACSKPVSDLGWRPHGEHVGQTGKPVATNLYIAIGISGAIQHIAGINSSKVKVVINSDPEAPFFKVADYGIVGDAFEIVPQLITKLKAFKEQHS